One Telluria mixta DNA window includes the following coding sequences:
- a CDS encoding VOC family protein yields MNIIGPDALVFGVDDVAACAQYLTDYGLTPVGNGRFEALDGTAIVLAHKDDPALPASLGTASMLRKTIYGVADQQALGAIEEELGRDREVRTLADGSIEAVDDMGFVLGFQVTPRRPLDLPAEAVNAPYAPAGRPANVIGVDENAPALPRTLSHVVYFVPDAVKAEAFYVERLGFRCTDRLLGAGPFLKPAGTSDHHTLFLIQTPPFMKGCEHFTFHMGGPTEVMQAGTRFVNKGYQSFWGPGRHKMGSNWFWYFNSPLGCHVEYDADMDLHDEMWTARAVPMSADASQLFLFQQRDKWAPGGPPPGAAGAGERH; encoded by the coding sequence ATGAACATCATCGGACCCGACGCGCTGGTCTTCGGCGTGGACGACGTGGCCGCCTGCGCGCAATACCTGACCGACTATGGCCTCACACCGGTCGGCAACGGTCGCTTCGAAGCGCTGGATGGCACCGCAATCGTCCTGGCGCACAAGGACGATCCGGCACTGCCGGCATCGCTCGGCACAGCAAGCATGCTGCGCAAGACCATCTATGGCGTCGCCGACCAGCAGGCGCTCGGCGCCATCGAGGAAGAACTCGGCCGCGACCGCGAGGTACGCACGCTCGCTGACGGCAGCATCGAGGCGGTCGACGACATGGGCTTCGTGCTCGGCTTCCAGGTGACACCACGCCGCCCGCTGGATCTTCCGGCCGAAGCGGTCAACGCGCCGTACGCGCCGGCTGGACGACCGGCCAACGTCATCGGCGTCGACGAGAACGCGCCGGCGCTGCCGCGCACGTTGTCGCACGTCGTGTATTTTGTTCCGGATGCCGTGAAGGCCGAGGCCTTCTACGTGGAGCGGCTGGGATTCCGCTGCACCGACCGCCTCCTGGGCGCGGGGCCTTTCCTGAAACCAGCCGGGACCAGCGACCACCACACGCTGTTCCTGATCCAGACACCGCCGTTCATGAAGGGATGCGAGCACTTCACCTTCCACATGGGCGGCCCGACGGAAGTCATGCAGGCCGGCACCCGCTTCGTGAACAAGGGCTACCAATCGTTCTGGGGGCCAGGCCGCCACAAGATGGGCTCCAACTGGTTCTGGTACTTCAACAGCCCGCTCGGCTGCCACGTTGAGTACGACGCCGACATGGACCTGCATGACGAAATGTGGACGGCGCGCGCTGTGCCGATGAGCGCGGACGCCTCGCAACTGTTCCTGTTCCAGCAGCGCGACAAGTGGGCGCCGGGCGGACCGCCGCCGGGTGCGGCCGGCGCGGGCGAACGGCACTGA
- a CDS encoding Rieske (2Fe-2S) protein produces MATPVFLCRDGELAEGESRGFDPWNDGQDTVLLVRHGGKVHGWRDACPHHGGTPMAWRKDAYLNYERDRIVCAAHGAQFDIASGACVLGPCLGQSLQRVELMTTTEQHIYVCPQGQEET; encoded by the coding sequence ATGGCCACCCCGGTATTCCTGTGCCGCGACGGTGAACTGGCGGAAGGCGAATCGCGTGGCTTCGATCCCTGGAACGATGGACAAGACACCGTGCTGCTGGTGCGGCACGGGGGCAAAGTCCACGGCTGGCGAGATGCCTGCCCGCACCATGGCGGCACGCCGATGGCCTGGCGCAAGGACGCTTATCTCAACTATGAGCGGGACCGGATCGTGTGTGCCGCCCATGGCGCCCAGTTCGACATCGCAAGCGGCGCCTGCGTGCTCGGCCCTTGCCTGGGCCAGTCGCTGCAACGGGTCGAGCTCATGACGACGACCGAACAACATATATACGTTTGCCCCCAGGGCCAAGAGGAGACATGA
- a CDS encoding FAD-dependent oxidoreductase yields the protein MACPVNKVLIIGGGFSGMAAAIQLRKRGIEVDLVEIDPGWRSYGAGISMGGASMRALSQLGVIDAFLDEGAASDGVEIFIPTGQKVAELPTPRIAGPEVPGNGAIMRPVLARILADATRASGANVRLGCTFTSIDTDASGVEVAFIDGSKGRYDLVIGADGLYSKVRETVFPDSPKPEYSGQGVWRAVLPRLPEVNGTMMWMGPKVKPGLNPVSRDEMYLFVTEDRATNDFIDPAEFLPRLKALLAPFPAPLLQQVREQLNESSQVIFRPLESMFMPSPWFKGRVVLIGDTVHATTPHMASGACIGIEDAIVLADELAAAGSVDQALDRYLARRWERCRMVVQNSGRLGEIEIAGGDKEEHARIMRTTLAALAAPI from the coding sequence ATGGCATGCCCAGTCAACAAGGTGCTGATCATCGGCGGCGGCTTTTCCGGCATGGCCGCCGCCATCCAGCTGCGCAAGCGCGGCATTGAGGTCGACCTGGTCGAGATCGACCCGGGCTGGCGCTCCTACGGCGCCGGCATCAGCATGGGCGGCGCCAGCATGCGCGCGCTGAGCCAGCTCGGCGTGATCGACGCCTTCCTCGACGAGGGCGCTGCATCCGACGGCGTCGAGATATTCATCCCGACCGGCCAGAAGGTTGCCGAACTGCCGACTCCGCGCATCGCCGGTCCCGAGGTGCCGGGTAACGGCGCCATCATGCGTCCTGTGCTGGCGCGCATCCTGGCAGACGCCACGCGCGCCTCGGGCGCAAACGTGCGCCTGGGTTGTACCTTTACCTCGATCGATACTGACGCGAGCGGGGTCGAGGTGGCATTCATCGATGGCAGCAAAGGACGCTACGACCTTGTGATCGGCGCCGACGGCCTGTATTCGAAGGTGCGCGAAACCGTCTTTCCGGACTCCCCGAAGCCGGAGTACAGCGGGCAGGGCGTATGGCGCGCTGTGCTTCCGCGCCTGCCGGAAGTGAATGGCACCATGATGTGGATGGGCCCGAAGGTCAAGCCCGGCCTGAATCCGGTATCGCGCGACGAGATGTACCTGTTCGTGACCGAAGACCGCGCTACCAACGATTTCATCGACCCGGCCGAGTTCCTGCCTCGCCTGAAAGCTTTGCTGGCGCCGTTCCCGGCACCCCTCCTGCAGCAAGTGCGCGAGCAGTTGAACGAAAGTTCGCAGGTCATCTTCCGTCCGCTGGAGAGCATGTTCATGCCCAGCCCCTGGTTCAAGGGCAGGGTGGTGCTGATCGGAGACACGGTGCATGCCACTACACCGCACATGGCCTCGGGCGCATGCATCGGCATCGAAGATGCGATCGTGCTGGCCGACGAGTTGGCCGCCGCCGGCAGCGTCGACCAGGCGCTGGACCGCTACCTGGCGCGCCGCTGGGAACGCTGCCGCATGGTTGTGCAGAACTCGGGGCGCCTGGGCGAGATCGAGATCGCCGGCGGCGACAAGGAAGAACACGCGCGCATCATGCGCACGACGCTCGCGGCACTGGCCGCGCCAATTTGA